DNA sequence from the Rattus rattus isolate New Zealand chromosome 2, Rrattus_CSIRO_v1, whole genome shotgun sequence genome:
GATTGAAAACCTCATTCTCTTTGACGTGGGTCACTGAGCACAGGATTTCCTCTGACTCCCGCTCTGGGCttgctgtcctctggcctttagGTCCTGCAGTCCTGTCAGCCAGCCCTTCCATTCAGATACGTGCGAGAGCTTTTGCTGCCATTACCTAGTTACAGTCTCAGAAATTCAGAAAGGTCtctaaggaaggaagggggtggagAAGAACAGAGCAAGGGGAGGAGGACAACCGAACATCTGAGCAAGGGAGAGCAGCTCCCCGTGCTGTGCGgtgacagacacagggacagtgACCGCAGCTCCGTGACGGGGGCAGGGGGACGGAGgacatgatggatggatggacactGACAGGAGGGAACCCAGCCGAAACAACCATATGAGAAGCCTCGAGTACcacaaggaaaggggaaagaatgaGCAGAGGCAGCTGCAAAGGAGGAGGCCTGAGTGAGCTCCCTGTCCCACATGTTCATATAACGGCACGAGCTTAGAGTCATGAGGAGGACAGTTAGCCACTGAGAGTAAACCATGACGGGTTAGGGGCAGAGCCGTGTGTTCAGATAAATAAATGAGTCAAACTCCATTGTGCTGTGAGCTTACTGTTTAGTGTGGAGTAAGTTAAGATTGCATCTGACTTTAGGCGCCTTTCAGGTAAGGGAAGTTGAGGCTGAACTATCTCAGTGTAAGCTGTGTAAGACCTGCGTTCTACCTCGAGCACTTTTTATAAACTTActagagaaaggaaaaaccagTGATAACTGTGAAACTGTAAGATTATCAATGATGGAGACGTGGAATGGGAGAGAAGTCTCGGTtgtcaaagtgcttgctgtgtgagtAAGGGAACCCGAGGGAAGAGTCAGCGTCTATTTAAACGATGGCTGTCTCAGTGctgggtccctggggcttgccGGCCAGCCAGTTTAGGTGAACTGCTAAGTTCCAGGTTCAGACTGACAAGGCATAGGAACTGAGAGACCCGCTGGGTCCATGGTTAAGAGGACCGCTGCTGTCGTAGAGCTCCCAGGTTCCCTTTCCAAATCCACATGGTGGACCACAAACATCTGTAAATCCCTGGCCAGGGgctccaacaccctcctctgacctctgtgtgttcATAGCACCCATAAATACGCGTAGACCAAAGGCATACCTATCAAATAAGGAAATCAATCTGCTCTGCAGGAGTAggagtgctcctaaccactgagcctctctccagcccccagatgaGAGTCTGGTTTGGGGAGCTGGCACaagttaaagtgcttgctgcacaaatgTATTTGGTTCCCCAGAGGCAGTGTAAGGGACAGGCGGGTGCGTGGATCCAGCGGAAATTCcaccctgggaaggcagagacagaggattgCCTAGAGCACGCGGGCGGGCAAGACTTAGCCatgttggtgagctctgggtttgtttGAAAGACCCCgtctggaggaggaagatgaaggatAGATTGAGGGTGGTTcctgacatcaacctcaggcctcctCATGCTCCCTTCCggtgtgtacccacacacatgcaaaatatgtcacacatacacatcccacatacaaacaaaacatgaaaaatggAAGCAAGAATTTTAGTCTCATCCAGGTGGTTTTGGTGGCATTTAAACAGTATTTGGGTTTTAtcgttgttgtttatttgtgggttttttgttgtttttgttttgttttctttttgagacagggtctcactgtgtagccctggctgtcctggaactccctgtgtagaccgatctggcctcaagctcacatagatgctcctccttctgcctcccaggggtTGGGATGAGAGACGTGTGCCACCACGTCCAGCTTCGAATGGTGTTTGTGATAAGCTTCTCTGAATATTTGAACCACGCCTCATCCCTGCCCCAGTGACTAAAACCGTTTGCCTAATTACTACTCTCTCTTATACGAGCTCCTCTTTGCCTCTTATTCTATTCCACCCCTAATTACACGAGACGACTTTGAGTTTGGTTGGCCGTTACCTTCATCGTCTTCTATTTCTAATGTAGAAAGTTCGCTTCTTTAGAAAAAGCAAGCGGCATGTGTttgctttcctgctttctttcagattCGGGAGTGAAGGATGAGACCCACCGGTTGTTCTCAGAGAATGGTGTTTATGCAGTGAGTTTATCCCAGTGGAAGATAATGGAAAGAATCAGGAACAGTGGCCTGAAGAGCCTCCTGTTAAAACATGAGTGGGCAtcaagaagaagacagaaaagacaagAGGGTTCTCGGGAGGGCTCTCTCAGTCAGGTGGAACACACATCCGAAAGAGTGTCCTCGTCCGAAAAGCGCACGTTGACTACACGGCAGAGGATCCCTTCTGTGGAGAAACCCTATGAGTGCGACGCCTGTGGGAAGGCGTTTCGAGTCCGCCAACAGCTCACTTTTCACCACAGAATCCACACCGGCGAGAAGCCCTATGAGTGTAAGGATTGCGGGATGGCCTTCAGGCAGACCGCACACCTCACCAGGCACCAGAGGCTGCATTCCGGTGAAAAACTGTATGAGTGTAAGGAGTGTGGGCAGGCTTTCATCTATGGCCCAGACCTCAGAGCGCACCAGAAGCTTCACACCGGCGAGAAGCCCTACGCATGTAAAGAGTGCGGGAAGGCCTTCAGGGTGCGGGGACAGCTCACTCTCCACCAGCGCAtccacactggggagaagccCTACGTGTGTAaggagtgtgggaaggccttcaggCAGTACGCGCACTTCACCCGACATCAGAAGCTTAACGTGGCCGACAGACTCTATGCGTGCAAAGAGTGTGGGAAAGACTTTTTGTGTGGCTCTGGCCTTAGAGTTCATCACAAACttcacactggggagaagccctatgaatgcaAGGACTGTGGGAAGGCGTTTAGGGTTCGACAACAGCTAACACTGCACCAGAGGATTCATACCggggagaagccctatgaatgtaacgAGTGCGGGAAGACCTTTAGCCGGGGCTATCATCTAATTCTCCATCACAGAATCCATACTGGAGAAAAGCCTTACGAGTGCAAGGAGTGCTGGAAGGCCTTCAGCCGGTACTCCCAGCTTATTTCACATCAGAGCATTCATATTGGGGTCAAACCCTATGACTGTAaagaatgtgggaaagccttcagacTGCTCTCACAGCTCACACAGCATCAGAGTATCCACGCTGGGGAGAAGCCCTACACATGTAAGGAATGCGGGAAGTCTTTTAGATTGCGTCAGAAACTTACCCTACACCAGAGCATCCATACTGGTGAGAAGCCCTTCGAGTGTAAGGAGTGTAGGAAGGCCTTTCGACTCAATTCCTCTCTTATCCAACATCTGAGAATCCATTCTGGCGAGAAACCCTATGAGTGTAAGGAGTGTAAAAAGGCCTTCAGACAGCACTCACACCTCACCCATCATCTGAAGGTTCATAGCGTCCAAGTGTAACAAAGTCTTAGCAGTCTCCTAGAACATTCTGTGAGTGTCCACACTGTAACTGACCTGGCATAAGCAGTTTTAGATCATGAAAGGAATATGACAATGTAATGAGTGCCACTGTGCTCCAGTCTGCTCTCCACCACAATGCTTCAGTGTGCTTCTTCTACAGTCCTGTGTGTGAACAAATGCGGGGAAAGTGACACCCCTGTTCCTTCACTTCAGTTAGGTTAAAGCACTCAGATGCTCTGCTCTGTAGTTTCCCTCATTTGTGAAGTGCTGATCCAAGACTGGGAACAAATGGCTGCAAGTTCTAAACTCCATCGAGTTGTTCAGCCCTCATCCTTTCCTCGGACCATGGCCAGATGCAGCTCTGCCCAGGGGAGCATAGTAGCAGCATTCCAGGACCCCTGCCAGGGCCCAGGCTTCCCGGTTAGGGCTGCCTCTCTCAGAATAGCCTCTCGAGTCCTGAACTGGGGATTTGAAAATCTGGCTGAAGAGACCATGTGGAGAGGCCATGGGGACTATACAGGTAGGCAGAGGCCTTCACCGAAACCCACTTCTGTGTATGCTCATGAGATTAGTCACTGGACTGGAATAGTTTTGGATCTTCTCGAACAGCCACCAACTGAATGCCACTGAGTGACTTCAGCTGACATCATGCAGAACAGAAAAATCAGCTGGCCACAtgatcataaaataatatatgctcactgttgaaagatattaaattTATGATAAAGACTTACTATTTATTACTCTTTAGAATTCATGTAAGTGATTCCAGGTCTGATGACTATAGAAATGCCTTCCAAAGTTTATCTCTCCTTGAACTTTAGCTGTATGAACCTGGTTTAAAGCGTTTGCTTTTGTCATTTTAtggggtcttactgtgtaacccaCACTAGGCTGAGACTTACCGTTGAGCTCGGACCTTGAGCTCCaggtcctcctacctcagtctccagAACGCTGGAGTTCTAGGTTCGCCTCATCacgtccagtgtgtgtgtggctgtgcttGTGTTTGTATTGTGCTGTGATGGTACAggactgaggattgaacccagggccttgcagtgaATATTCCCCTAGTCCACTCATTAGAATATTCAGTGTGAAATTCTTTGCAATTTGCCAATAAAACAGTCTATTTTCTGCAGTTCCAGTCAATATTTAgtaaagacagcatttaaaaaaaaaagctaatcaTCTATGAtaattcctattttttaaaaatatcactgtATTGTAGCATTTTTTAATGCACCAAATTATCCTATTTTAGCTAATGGGGATCCCCTGTGCTCACCCCTTTGTCCTCTCATTGTGACCACCATAGCCATTTAAGAGCTGTTccctctgccttctttttcttccttttctcaaatGGATTGATCTGCTACAAAGCATACTAGGACATAGTTGATAAAGGAAGAATGGAATATGTATCCTCTCATTTCATAACAACCATTGTCAATGAAAACTTCCTTATTAGAAAATTCTAAGGCTCAGGACATCATGGtgccacctttaatcccagtactctagaGCCAGAGGCTGGTgcgtctctgagttccaggccagccagggctgcacagagaaaccctgtcttgaaacactcaaaaagaaaagaagaggagaaggaggtggaggaggaggaggaggaagaggaggaagaagaggaggaggaagaggaaaaagaagaggaagaggaagaggtgggaagAAAATTCTAGCCACCAGTGATTAAGTGATAGAATTtgaagttatatatttttatgggCAGGAGGGAGTTAAGTTTGgttttcctcctctctcaccctctcctcaTCCAAGACCTGCCCTCACACTTAACCGTAGCAGAGGATATTCTGGGACAGGTCTGATGCTCTCGCCTCTACTTGCCAAGGGCTGGGGTCTCAGCTGTGCGCGGTCACAAAGGCTTATCTGCCCAGATGTCTGGAAGTGTTCTAGAGAGCTGTACTCCTTCTTCATGGCACAGAAAGAAAATGCTGTTGCCAAACAACCCTAGATACTGTGTCTCCTCGGATCCCATGGGTTATTAAAAGGACAGCAGAAAAGGTTTCTCTTTATCTAAATCAGTGTGTCTCAGGCCGCACCACGGAACTCCCTTTTGCATTACCTGTTAAAGGTGAGGcgctgtgcagaccaggctgtaACCAAAACGCAAGGATGGGAACCGCAGCATGGCGGCCGGGGTTTGCCACTGTATGACAAAGAAAGCATCTGTCATGTGCAAACAGGCGCTTGCTCCTTTGGAATGAAAATGGTTATTCTTAGGGGATGCAGAACAGCTCGGTGGTAAAGGGCAGGCAAAAGGCCCTGGGCCCCACCCCAATTCtgaaacaaaccccaaacaactcaaaatgtgatttttttcaatcaGAAAATTACTTGCCCTTTCTATATGTACATCTATTTAGAcctgtatattttcattttcccttttgtgtatgtggtgtgcatgtgtgtgtttgcatgttttgtatgtgtgagaatttctgtgcatgtggaagcctaaGGTTGATTTTGGGGAATCATCTTCAATGGCTTTTCCACTTTATTCAATGAGGCCAGGTGGCTCAGTCAGACCCGGGCTCACCAGTATGGCTGTTCTAGCAAGCCAGCTTGCTCTAggtgtcctctgtctctgcctttcaaatCTGAAATTACGGGTGGGTCCGCCATGCCCACCCAGCCTCtatgtaggttctagggatctgaattcCAGTTTTTAAGCCTTCCAGTTTTTAAGCCTGTGTGGCAAGTAATAAACCTCGGAGCCATCTCCACAACCCTAAACTACTTATTGATCAATGCTGTATATAATCACGGAAAAATGCCTTATTAAAAATCAGTATGTTTCTTACTCTGTGTAATAAGTTTTGTAAAGTGTTTAACAAAAAGCAAGATTATTTTTATCAGTTTATACTCTTTTTCAGTATCTTCAACCAGTAAAATTGCCCCTTTTACCCTCATTCCTGACGTGTGTGTGGTAGCTGtggtgttttgagacatggtcttatataactcaggctggccttgagcaccTGATACCTCCTACCTCTACTTCCCAAATACTGAGATTTTAGGCGTGTACCCCTATGCCGGAACTAATATGTATTCTAATATTTTCCTGATTAATAATGAATTGAACATCTACTCTATGACCAAACTACAGAACTTGCTAGTTCACATGTTTTGCCGTATGTCTCTTCTATCTCCCATtgttcttgagatagggtctcactgtaacCAAGGCTAGGTTTGAATCACTggtaatcttcttgtatcagctCTGAGGtcttgggattacaggtgtgagctactgTTCCCAGCTCCATGCTTCTCTATAAAACAAATTCACAAGGCCAGGCATGATGgatcacgcctttaatcccagcacttgagagacagaggcaggtaaatctctgaggTTGAATCTagcgtggtctacagagagagttcctggacagacagggctacgcagagaaaccctgtctcaaaattttaattttaaagaggaaagaaaaaaatccataccagatatgtaatatttttaaaaaagattttattttatgtgtatgtgtgtgaactaCACACATCCCTCAGGGCAGAAGAAGGCTTTAGATTCTCTGGAAcggaagttacagacagttgtgaaccacctgtgTTGTGTCTGCCAGGGTGTAAGGGCCCtaagtcactgagccatctctccagcctgagttgTCATGTTGCTAAAACTGAAGTCCCAAAGCTGGGAGTGTTGATGAAAGCCTCTAATGGATGCTAAGAGGACCGATCAGGAATTGAAGCCCAACGCTGGCTGCCTAGCAAGCGTGAGTGAGCCAAGACACCTAAGTGTCGGCGCCAGCCTGCGGgcgaatcgggcgaaagcctgcgggatgaaagaagcacacacacaggttattcgtgtcaagccagaagaggaagagcttccggtttctttattgaccaaactatatatccaaagaacagcgcttagcaggtatctgccaagcacagtggggaaccctggctgagacttcggtaacaaaggaccgactatgtgacctgaataaattaggaaaataaccaggaaggccaacctaattctttgactcaggtgagaagtacctggccagactgttcCCAGTAGGGGACAAAAAgcttccacatgcaaaggcagggctcagcaggggtcaaaccttgctggagacccagaagggtcttgttccggCTGAAAACTTTCCgtgaatgcaaacttcttgtgcggtaaattacagggagaggcttttgatcctacactctaagactaaggccagacagtgacaaggcaaccaggcccaaatccaataccgCTCCCACACCTAAGACCCTGGCCCAAtgccaatccccacccccaccactgagTTTTACATAGAACTAATCTGTTGTAAATTATGGACACTTCTGCTAGGTGGTGACTTAAACCTGTACTTGTGAtgtcacataaattaaaaattcacatataaaatttaaatataggtCCAGCCGTAGCTTTCTTAGGAAaaatttcagggttggggatttggctccagtggtagagcgcttgcccagcgcaaaggccctgggttcggtccccagctcgaaaaaaaaaaaaaaaaaaaaaaaaggaaaagtatttcaAGAGGTCAGCAGCACCCCTTTGAACACACCAACGGGTAGAACATTCCCAGAGTCTTGGTTTCCCAGGTAGTCATCTTTGtcaaatgaaaatagataaagTTATGTGAAGATTTTTTCTGGATATCTAtactggttttaaaattttttaaatttgtggcaGAACCCCCAAAACAAGGCTTGGTATCCACGATACTAGGAGCCATCCAGTCATGCTCCTGATTTCAAGGAAATGACTTGGCATGCTGTTCATGATCGACTAACGTGGATTTCCTCTGGATCCATTTCACACAGTTCTTAAAGAATCCTTTTGTCAGAGATTCCGATTCGATGTTGTCAGTGTCATCTGGCACTTGGACGTGTTTTTCTCCTCGCATGTGTTAATGTGCTCTGTGCTGCAGCCATTCAAACAGTGTGGTATCGGTGCAGAAATGAGGAAGAGGACCATTGGGACAACAGCCCGTGGCGTATGACAAAGACTCCTCTGTAGTGCGGCTGGAAAGTCGTCATCTTTTTTCTGtatgaatgtttacatgcatgagTACTAATGTTTGTGCACCGCATGCATGCCTGGCGTGTGCTTGGCAAcagatctctggaactggagttacagacagttaggaGCCTCCATGCGTGCTCGAAATCatacctgggtcccctgcaagagcatcGGGTGCCCCTAACTGCGGAGCAAACTGTCCagcacctcccctcccttttgtGAGGCAGGTCTCTCAGTGTAACTTTTGACCGCTCTGGAACTCACGATgatgctggcttggaacttgaaCTCACTGAGGTCCACAAGCCTCCGTCTCCAGagtagtgggattaaaggcagtcTTGTCAGTAAGAAGCGTTGGGCAGCATAAGTCACAGTCTATATAGATCAAACGTTAAGAGTCTTTCAATAATCGGGAGAGGTCACTCGCAGGTCTATACACCATATGAAAGACAATTCCAGGTAGCTTAGTGATGTAGACACAACAGAGAGATGCATAGAAGAACGTTGTAGGGGAAGTACcgtgattgaactcaggcttcACACATTAGACAAGTGTTCTACtacttaataaattaatttaattaataataattaatcatACACATTCATTCTAtcaattctgttcctctagatAACCCTGATTGATACCCTTGAACCCACTCTGAACACCCAGACAGGTCTTGTGTTAGGTCTCAAACGTGAGACAAACTGAGGTGCCTgcttaacatttctttaaaaaaaaaaaaaagatttaatttatttactgtatatgagtacactgtagctgtcttcagacacaccagaagagggcatcagatcccattacagatggttgtgagccaccatgtggttgctgggatttgaactcaggacctctggaagagcagtcagtgctcttaaccactgagccatctctccagcctgcctgttAACATTTCAAAGTAGATGC
Encoded proteins:
- the LOC116892343 gene encoding zinc finger protein 82 isoform X2, whose amino-acid sequence is MCLLSCFLSDSGVKDETHRLFSENGVYAVSLSQWKIMERIRNSGLKSLLLKHEWASRRRQKRQEGSREGSLSQVEHTSERVSSSEKRTLTTRQRIPSVEKPYECDACGKAFRVRQQLTFHHRIHTGEKPYECKDCGMAFRQTAHLTRHQRLHSGEKLYECKECGQAFIYGPDLRAHQKLHTGEKPYACKECGKAFRVRGQLTLHQRIHTGEKPYVCKECGKAFRQYAHFTRHQKLNVADRLYACKECGKDFLCGSGLRVHHKLHTGEKPYECKDCGKAFRVRQQLTLHQRIHTGEKPYECNECGKTFSRGYHLILHHRIHTGEKPYECKECWKAFSRYSQLISHQSIHIGVKPYDCKECGKAFRLLSQLTQHQSIHAGEKPYTCKECGKSFRLRQKLTLHQSIHTGEKPFECKECRKAFRLNSSLIQHLRIHSGEKPYECKECKKAFRQHSHLTHHLKVHSCEKLYECKECRKTFIRRSTLSQHLRIHTGEKPYKCKECGQPFRQRAHLIRHHKLHTGEKPYECKDCGKAFTVLQELTQHQRLHTGEKPYECKECGKAFRVHQQLARHQRIHTGEKPYACKDCGKTFRQCTHLTRHQRLHTSEKLYECKECGKAFVCGPDLRVHQKIHFGEKPYACKDCGKSFRICQQLTVHQSIHTGEKPYECKECGKAFRLRQQLVRHQRVHTHKRPYECLECWKTFSSYSQLISHQSIHVGERPYDCEECGKAFRLLSQLTQHQSIHTGEKPYECQECRKPFRLLSQLTQHRSIHTGEKPHECKECGKTFRLYSFLSQHQRIHTGEKPYKCKECKKAFRQHSHLTQHQKIHSGT